CACACCACTTCTTCCTGTGTCTTCTTCGTTTCCTCTGTCTGGTCCCAGACACCTACTGTGCATCACCCTCGCCAAAACTGACCTCCGTTGTTTGTCCACCATGAATTCACCTCCCTAAATCAGCTGTGGATTATTTCCCTGGTGAATTTTGGATTTTTACCATGGTGGAATTTTCACTGACTCTTTTGTTTAACTGTACCTTTttataaaacctttaaaatgatTTTGTCTCCAGAGTCTGCATTTGGGTTCAGTTTCTGCCTGCCTCAGTATACCTCCCTCACCAAGTCTTCCTGTAATTTTGGTCCAGACTTGGTGAGCTCATATATTTGGCAGTGGATGCTATGAACCAGAGGACAAGGCCTTTCAAAGAAAAATTTGAGAAAACTAAAAGCTCTTGAGGAGATGGTGATTCCTGGTGCATTAATCATTGAGACAATCGTGTGTTACTGGCAGGATCAACCAGGAAAACTGTGGAGGTCTAGAAATGGTGGGGGCGGACGACCCATCACTGGCCCTAGAAAGAGAATTTCCATCTATCCAATACAGGCAAAAACATGACGCTGGTGTAGGGTAGGCTTGCACAGCTTCAGACCCTCCCTGCCcacaaaatgtgaaaaaaatacAGGCTTTCAAAAAAACAGGCAGCACAGCAGGGGCCATCATTCTCCCTGAAATTATATCTGTGTTCCTTTCTACCTTAGATCAGGTGCAAATGACCCTGGAGAGCATTGCCGTATGCCACAGTGCCAGAGGAACCTCGTGCCTCATCACATCACAAGGCAGGCTGGCAGGGGCATTTCGattgcatattttatttttgagttCATTTAACTTTCATGATTCCCACTATTGTATGATGTGAAGAGCAGAACTCATGCAAAGGAGTTCAGCATACTTATGtgtaaaaaacaacacaccCATCTCTGCTCTAAATATTTTCTGAAAACAACTGCTTTTCTGAAGATTTAACAATATCCAGTCACTACACAAAACAAATGGAATAGTTTTAATCAAATTATCTTGGTATTATTGCCTGTACCCTTGTTATTAGTGATTAACTGATCAAACTGGACACTAAACTAATCTTAcaattttttttagatgtgCTGGTGATCAGCTGGCCAAAGAAAAAGACATCTGGTGGAAGATTCTTCAGTAAGATGAGACTAAAAATAAGGTGCCAGTCATAGTGAGCATAAACATGTGTGGAGGATGGAAGGATTAACACTTCAACCCTAAGATACCGCACATCAAACATGGAGTTGAAGCCCTGTGACATACCGCGTTTTTTTGTCGGTAAAGAAGGTGAATGAAATACTAAACAACAATGAATATCAATCAATTCCTCAGAAAAAAATTGGCCAGGGTCCTGAAATGTCCTCAAATGATCATACTTTTTTACTTAAACCTAATTTGTAAAGATTCAGTCCAAGTCACAAGATTAACACAAGGTTTTGCCATtgaaacaaaatcaagaaaattcTGACAAGGCAAGAGTCTTTTTGAAATTAGTTATTTGATTTTAACCAAATGCATATGTGGCAGAAGACTTGTGCATGTTCAAATATAAAAACACTATTGCAAAGCAGTTAAATATTATATTAAAACATATTCAAGTGTGTTTTGAATCAATAGCAGCCTCAAATTGTGACGCATAGATCCTATAAAGTAATGACACAACAGGTGGGTGGAGAGACGAAGGGGGAAGGAAGTGGTAAGGATGCTTTATTTCACTGGAGCACAGTCTGCTGCTCAGTTTAGAAGAAACATCAGCATGTTATGAGCGTCCCATCTGATTTGTGCTGCCTTCCTCATGTGATCATCAGGTCAACACGGTAAGACAATGGTCAATTATAGTCAACTCTAGcagtaatgacatcatttaCAACCATTCAACTGTATGTTCTTGTCCCATAACTAACAGTTAAATGCTGTGGATACTGTGGTCCTAAACTAATGTTTCTCTCTGAGAACCCCTTTTAAAAGGACAAGAGGATATTTGCTCCACTTTCCTTAGTCGGAgcggaaaaaatgaaatatgatTTGTTGTTGTTCGTATGTGTGCAAAAGATCTACAAAGAGCGCGTTTGAATGTTCATCTAAATAGCAGCACAGGCCTAAACTAATCATTCCTGCGATGCATGTGCAGATTTACTCATGCCCTTTAGATATTTTGGTGTTTATTCTACGATTTATTCTAAGATAATCAGTTGAAGTTGTTTTAGCTAGCTATCAATCACAACGTGCAGACCTGCACTCAAAAATGGGTTTATAGAAAGGTCCAGGTACAGACATTTCAAccaaaatacaaacagaaaaCTAGTGACCCCTGTGTTGACTGACAGGCACCTTTGGAAGACACATTTAAGCTTTAATATTTCCCTTTAGAAAGTAACATTTTCAAAGAACATGACTGTTGACTGTCTTCATAATTTTAGCTACAGTATCAGTCCTTGTTCTTGTACCTGTGGATGAGAACATCTGAGAAACACGCAAATTGGTGTTTTCAACCTGTAAAGTGTTGCAGAGGAGGCCTGAAATTCTGCAAGTCATTAACTCATAGCTGTAACCACTAATCTCAGAAGGCTATTTCCTAAAATGAATAATCTTTTCCTGATCTCTGCTCTACCCAGTTGCCGGTTAATGTTCATAAACTACCCTTAAGTTCAGATCTTTGAGAAAgaacctcctccctcctcactgaCATATCAGACCACAACACCACATCCTGACGCCGAGCCTAAAATAACAAGGGCAGGTTTGCGACGCTTTAGGATCTTTGCCATAGTTGTGTATGCAAGtctttattgcttttttatgTAGTGCTGCCTACATCACCGATGCATGAGAATGCAAAGGGAAGTCAAGTATATCAGAAAATAGGTTTGAAGTAAATGAGTTACGACTTAAATGTCCAATGAATAAAAAATGTGTGGTATTTTTGATGTTGAACATGGATCATGAACAACTTGAAGCAATTAATAATTTCTTTCATAATTACATTTTACAGACatgctgaaaaagaaaatgaagtgaAAACAAAACTATTCAGTTCACATGCGGGATCACGTGTGTAGGAGTATTATATGCCTCAGTATACACGCTTGCTTGCTTAAATCCATAATACCCCAGACTTTAGGGGTATGAGTTAATAAGCacaaaacagttgtttttttcttagtCTCTAGCTGTTCTAAAGTAAAGCCTGTTTATTTCTGCcattatataaaaataaatgatgcaGGTAAAATACATGTGTGGCACTTTATTTAACATCCTGGGCATGTTTGTCTGGTAATGTCATGAAATGACTGTGGAAGTatcagttttttttaatcaaatatcTACTTGGATATAAAGTAAGTGGATGGAATATGGTTACGATATACTTGAAAATGCTCATATTGCACATATATAGGAATATATGAAAACCATAATATGAACAGTAAATGAGGGAGCTACTGAAATAGCTACAAAGATGTAATTATAGAATTTTTGTTTCTATCCATATTTTGAGCTTTTCTCTTATTTTAATTGTCATGTCAATGACAAAGTATGTTATTGAAACTGCTTTGTGTTCTATTTATGAGCCATTATAAAACAGGGGAATTTGGTAACCTATGTAATCCATTTTAATTGGGATCGAGGAATGTTCTGAAGGATTGTGGGGCTCAAGACACACAAACTCTGGTGGGCTGCTCAAGCTTAACAGTGCCACAAACAGGAAGGTCCTCATTCTGCACATGTACAGGCCATGTAGCTCTAACAGAGGCATTTCACAGAGCAAGGAGCCTTTGAATAACGCAGGAAAAAACTTTTAggtcagatttttttaaattcctgataatgtttctttcctgtcttttcttttattcttgtGTGCTTTTTTTGTCTACAAAAATGTTACACTCACATGTAACTCTTCTTTTTACTCCATGCACAGGACCAAACTACCACAACGTTTTGTAAATCTTGGTTTAAGGGAGATTACTCCACCAGACCATTCATCATTGAAGAGAAAAAGGaacacagctggaggaagaacaTCTATACTTCTCTCAAAAAATGTCGGACACCAACAATGACAGTATGGGAAGAGGAACACAAGGCACTAAAATGTCGAAACACCATAAAAAGGTAAGCTGACATCATAAATAATCCAACAGAAATATATAAAATTATAAATATTACTTCTAAGGCTAACCTATACTAGCCTTTAGATAAAACGTGATTCTAAATTACTTTGAATTAAAAGTCATATTTGGATGAGAGCGAGGACCTGCTTAACATGTATACAAGAGGTTTTGGCAATGTTTTCTGTATGTCAGTATGGACAATTTACTAAATACAAATGTTTAATTCATACTAATGGACTGTTCAGTATCAGTCAGTCAAGTATCCCCAtgccacagctgatctttgtCCTTTAGATATAAAATAATACAACTTTAATCCTATTTTCACCCCATCTGGCTATCATTCAGCATGACGTGAAAGTAGCTTGGTCTCCCTATTCTGCTAGATTAAAGtacagaaaagcagaaaagccCTGCTTAATTGTGAATACGTAAACAGTATTAGCTGAGGTGCACTGTGTGGCTTTACACCACCtaattttgccatttttgcATCACTTTATTTTTGTGCCATGTATCATGCATCTTTGTCATAGATGACATAGCTAGACCAGTTCTTTTTTGCCCACAGTGACTAATAATTCTCCCAGCATATTAACCATAGTCAAGAAGCTAATGTACatatgtatggatggatggattagtATCATCCCAAAGACAATGTCATTATTTGTATTTCAAAACTAAACCTTAGCTTAGTGACTAACATGTGATGTCTTATCAGCTGACAGCATCTGCAATTAAAGGGGCCATCCAGCTGGGCATTGGATATGTGGTGGGAAATCTCAATTCAAAACCTGACAGAGATGTTCTCATGCAGGATTTCTCTGTGGTGGAAAGTGTCTTCCTGCCCAAGTAAAGTACACCCTCATTTCTCCTTATTTGTTGACACGTTTCACACTTTTTCTGTTGAAAGGAAAGTATGACATTATGGCATGTGCCTGTTGCATCACAGTTGTTTTACAGTAAAAGTAGATAAACCTTTGAAGTCCATTTTGCATTTTGTTCATTATTGTGAATTAATATAATGAAAGCCCAAAATGTTACTTGCTACTTGTgtagaaaacacatttatttcctgttttgtgcATGACTTATTATAATTAATTGttttaaagggattttttttgtcgACCTTGTAGGCATGAACTGAAAAGTTTCCATCAGAATCAAAGCTTGTGATTACAAAATGTATTGATGTAATTTGGAACAGTTTATCATGATTCCAAACTGATTTtatgaaacagaaaaaacatcTCTGACTTTCATATGTGATCAACAGGAGACAGAGTAAAAGATGATGTAACTGGCTATTctgagttttatttatttgtttgtttgtttgtttttgctcccaTGCAAttatggggggaaaaagcattttaattcaGAGGGAGTCTACACCTTTCGtactgtgtcagtgtgtgatgCCTCTTTTAGACTGATGATTTTTCTAACTGTAATATTTCTTCCAGTGAGGGAAGCAATCTGACCCCAGCTCATCACTTTCCCGACTTCCGCCTGAAATCTTACGCACCGCTAGCCTTTCGTTACTTCCGAGAGCTCTTTGGCATCAAGCCAGACGATTATCTGGTGAGTTTGCAAATTCGAGCCATTCTCCTAATCCGTTCTAATTCAGTGTGATACAATGCAGGCTTTAGTTACTTGCAACATTTGGCCAATTTAAGGTATTTCTTCACTGGTCTGCTTTCAGTATTCCATCTGTAACGAACCTTTGATTGAACTGTCCAACCCGGGTGCCAGCAGTTCCTGGTTCTACCTCACCAGTGATGATGAGTTTATCATCAAAACAGTGCAGCATAAAGAGGCTGAGTTCCTACagaagctgcttcctggttaCTACATGGTGAGGAACTCAAGTTACATCGTTATTCAGCTGAGTTGTCTTTGCATACGACcagtttgttgttattttaacaTTGTTTTCCGCATGATCGGAGTAAACAACATGTTTTGTAGGGTCTGTACACATGTTAAAATGACCCACACTTAGGTGAATATTTTTAGGTTCTTTTTTGAACTTTTTTGTCAGCTATTGCACTGATTTTTATTCCTGTGGCTGCAGAATCTAAATCAGAACCCAAGGACGCTGCTGCCAAAGTTCTACGGCCTTTACTGCATCCAGTGCAGTGGGATTACCATCCGTGTGGTGGTGATGAACAATATTCTGCCTCGTGCCATGGAGATGCACTACAAATACGATCTGAAGGGATCTTCATATAAACGTTGTGCCTCACGCAAAGAACGCGCCAAGTCTTCGCCTACGTTCAAGGACCTGGATTTCAAGGATATGCATGAAGGCCTGAACCTTGACTCTGAAACCTACAATGCCCTGATGAAGACCCTGCAGAGGGATTGTAGGGTGCGTTCCCACCTTCAATTTTACCAATTTTACACCACAATCTTCTATGAGTtacatttctgtgtgtgaatTTGCAAACAAGCCAAGAGAGGAGATTATTACCTTCAGATACAAGGATCCATAGTTGTATCTTACCTCACAGTTACCATAGCAATATTCTATTTAGGCACTATTGAAACTTAAAACTAATACTGATACTGTTAATTCTATCTTGCACTACAAGAAAAGAACTAGAAAAGAAGAATGATTATAGTCAGCTACGTAATATATTTTTGAGTTGGTCAAAATTAACTCGATACAAATAAATTGTGATAAAGGATTATTACATGGATAGCGTTTCAGACCCTAACCCCCAAGCCTAACTCTTCTCACTGAGGAATCAAGTCTAAACCCTCCCTTTGAAATCTGGAACATTAGTCACATTTTTATTCAATCATCAATTGAATtagcaaattaaaaatgtttagaaaaaagaagcaaaccGGACAATGTCTATTATGCATGATTCCCCAAGGGATACATTTATGATCAAATCTGACAATCAGCATGGAGCTATAATGATGACCTCATCAAAACAATCATGGTATTTAATTAGTGTGGAACAACAAGCTACTTCAAACCATGTAAAACATATAGACAGTACAGTGGCTAGCAAAACCTTTGATATCAATCTTGTAGGAATAGGAAGGTGCATTATTGTAGTATTAAACCATCCCTGTTATATTATATTCATAATTGTTTGTGTCAATAGGAAATCCACTTGGTCCAAATCTATCTGCTTATGTTCTGAGTGTTCTAAGGGACTCTATGTTCAAGTACCAGAAATGTGTTACTTACTTTTAGTTTCTGTTTTACTTCAGGTACTGGAGAGCTTTAAAATCATGGACTACAGTCTCCTGTTGGGAATTCATGTTTTGGACCATAAGCCATTAAGCAGAGGAAGTCGATGTGACagcagaaaagggcagaaagTTCTCTACTCCACTGCTCTGGAGTCCATCCAAGGGAGTATGAAGGACCCGGAACCATTGGGTGATGATGACACGTGAGAAACCTTATCAAATAACAAACTCTATATTATTATATACTATAATAAGAtataggttttttttaaatccggCATAAAATGTGCTGCTGATTTAATCCTCCCCAACTAGTAGGGGACATTCAAGGCAGCCATGATTTAAGAGGcgtaaatttaattaaaatgtgtcGATTTCTCAGATTTGGTGGGATTCCAGCCAAATACAAAGATGAGAATCTCCTCATCTTTCTGGGGATAATTGACATCCTCCAGTCATACAGGTAGACACTTCaaatatgtctgtctgtctgcctgcctgcctgcctgcctgcctgcctgcctgcctgcctgcctgcctgcctgccagtctgtctgtccatctgtctatctgtccaTCTAACTATCGAATAATATGTACACATATGCATATTTCTATTATTTAGGTTAATTAAAAAGATGGAGCACTCATGGAAAGCCCTTGTGCATGATGGGGTATGTACCACATGTACATGTGCAGCTAATTGCATATACATCTGCATGCGTGTGGAGGGGTTGCTGATAgttttctttccatttcaggACACAGTGTCAGTTCACAGACCGAGTTTTTATGCCGACAGATTTCTCAAATTCATGGGTTCTACTGTATTCAAAAAGATACACCGTAAGTCATACCTCTAATTATATGCCTACATTGCCtaattttgcattttaatgagGTACTGATTCATTTGTGACAGCTCTAAGGGGTGCCTCTTCAAAGAGAAAGAAGGGTTCTCTGCATGCAGTCAAGTCAGTCTCTCAGGAGGTTCTTTCCCAACAAAGAGAGGACAAAAATGAGAAGAAGGCCCAAAGCTTGGATCACCTAGATGGAAAATGTACGTAgaaatgaatttattttgcACGATATCGAAGAATATTCTCTAACATAATAATACCTTTGCAGTTGTTTACAGCTCCTCCAAACAACCAGATGTTTTGCCAAAATCTGCAGTCTCTTTTGGATCCTCCAGAAATAAAGTTCACTATGACGGCAGGTCAGTGAAATTCAAACGCATGTTATGACGGCATTGTTTATTTCAGTTCTGTTTCAATTGAAAGCACATTCATTTCTATCTTTATGTTACAGTGAAGATCGGAGAGATTCTGCTTCCACGGTTGCTCTTGACGACCCTCTGTCATCTCttagcagcagccaatcagactCAGAACTGGATGTCTACTTGGTATGAAATGTCACATTTTGAATCGCCCATATGAAAATGACTGGTACTTGTATGttgtaaacaaacacaaacaaaagatgaGATGAGGTGAGCTGAGCTGAGAAAAAACTCCAATAATACAGCTCATTAATGGGTATGAGTAAGAGAATTGCTGCTTCTCACATGGGTACTCAGTCACTTTTAAATGAATTCCTCACAGAGTACCATTTTGTTGTCTTGTAATATCACGGTATGTGAAGGCTTGCAAAAGCACAAATAATAATTTGTTCCACAGAAATTGTTAGCTACCCACTAACCCAATTCAATACATATATGCTCAGCACCCCCCTGGCTAAATTTTAAAGTTCAAATGGCATGAATTGAAATTATGGCCAAGCTGTGGGACCTGGAATAGGGCTCAGATTGCGTTACCTTTTCAAGCAAACTCCCATAGGATAACATGGAATTTTTCGTGTTTGTTTTGggtcaaaaacaaaaaccccacCCCCATTAAACAGAATAGTGGCGATACGGACTGATATTTGCTACAGAATAATGacaggaagttaaaaaaaaaactcttttacTGGGTGTTAGAATAGACACTCttttatgtctgtgtagattctcaatcatccaggtcattgtatccaaggtagttttctctgtcaactggactgggtttcttctcttgaagacgtttcgccttctatccagaaggcttcatcagttctgaaatcgctggggagagagcttgaaaatacatAGCCCCTGTGgcccattagcatgctaatgatctgggtggtcacctgagagtcgttagcagggtcgttagtcgggtcgttcacctagtttctgttgaggtgtctcccctttgtctgccggatcacatggtgatgagtcactgggtctcctagaatggtgtgaatgtttgttttgctgttggtaggagtggaggactgcattgtatgtgggtgataggaagtgcctcaggccaccacctctgtttaaggatggtttttccaatttgacatggatagcttccttgacccccctttcaatcCACCGGTCTTCTCTGGctagtatccgtacttggctgtcctcaaaggagtgcccactctcctttaagtgtaagtggacttctgagtcctgacccgaagaggtggcacgtctgtgttgtgccattcttctgtggagaggttgtttggtttccccaatgtacagttccttgcattcctcctggcactgtacagcataaacaacattactttgtttgggtcttggtgtcttgtcctttgggtgtactaacctctgtctgagagtgttgctgggtgtTTCTGGAGGTTCCTCCTAAACTcctcagagactccggacaggtaggggatggaaacgctgcggcgtttgtttctcttctcctctcctttgctggggtctcgctttcttttcgaggttttggtgaaggcccagtctgggtagccacatgttttgagagctgtcttaatgtggtcctgttccttctttctggcTTGGGAGACACTCTTTTAGTTTTTCTGGGATTTTTAAGAGCGTAGTAGTCATGGTTTTGAAACCACACCTCAAAATCCTCTGTGCTGGGCTGCaggttttggtgtgtgtttcattAGTGTGTGATTTAAGGGGTCTGAGTAGTTTGAGTTTTTGTGGGCAATTTTCTGTGCACCTCCTAGGTGAATCCAGGGatctcttttcattttcagtaCCACCCAAATGATTGAGTTTGAGTTTATCGACGATGTCTGATTGATCATCCATAAACTAGAGTAGAGGACACCCCCTCTCTGCCGAGACACTGTTGATAAAATTTTAACAGagcatttccttttttgttttgtgtgaggTCCTGATACATACAACATACATAAGTTCTGCTATCTCAGTATGTGATAGTTCACATTCGTTGTTTAGAGGCCACAAAATCCTCACTCAGCCTAAAGTCTCCAAATATTGATCTAGGTTCAAAGCCTCTAAAAAGACTGAGCTATTCAAACTATAGAAAGAGTTtgtaaaggaaaaacaagaactTTTGATTATCTGTGCAATATTTTGAAAGATTCAAACTCATAGTACAGAGCATTATTGCCAGTCTCAGTTCTCAGACCAGGGTGCTCACATAATATTAAACTCTGGTTAGCAATTTATTTGGTACACAATGTTTGCATTGATGTGTATAAGGACACCACTAGTGCCACAAAATATTTATGTATCCATATAAATGGAAATATAATTAAAGACAGAAATGCTGTAGCAATATTTTAGGACCCAGCAAAGCACTTCAACAATATTAATCCATTAATGAAAACTGTTGTGTTCAACATTTGAAGTAAATTTTACCCAATACTGAGGCTGTCAAGTTCCTGAAAATGCTAATAatccaacgtgtgtgtgtgtgtgtgtgtgtgtgtgtgtgtgtgtgtgtgtgtgtgtgcctgctttcttgcagtaaaaatgacaaagtGACCTTCTGGTGCCATTGTAACATCTTTTGGACCTCATGTTGCACAACACAAGCAGAGAAAGTTTCGTCAGTGTGACCATCATGAGCCTCGTGTTTGCTGATGGCTCAGTTTCAAGCAATAGGAAGATGCATTCTACACCTGATCATTGAAGTTGTGTGTCACTTAAAACACTAGCTATATTCTCTTCTGACCATACACTTCATAATGTTATAATTGTCCCTCCATGATTGCTTGATAACAAATGCTCTTGTTTCTCATGGATTCTTGTGAACTGACCTCTGTGTCTTTGTCATACCTGACAGTTCTGAGTCCTCCTGCCGCCTTCCTCATGTGACACTTCTGAAAATGTCAGGAATGACAAAAACAGAGGTCTATTCTCAAGAATCCATAAATTGCATCACACAGGATTACCTACTGAACCTAACTAGGTGAACAAATGTTCATTTAATCAATGGCTGGATCCCTGAAGAAATATTGTGTCTTATAAGTATAAATGTAATtagatttttggttttaaatcaaaagaaataaaatagtaCATTATATTATAGTAAATATGATCCTTCTGCTTCAATTTTGATGTAAAGAATTATGTGTACTGTTGATGATTAATTTATTCTATCTTTGTAAATACTAACAGCACCACCTGCTGCCTCATATTCTGTAGTATGAAATCCATAAATTTATGTAAAATTTACCATTGCACATTGActgggttttattttaacaaaatagTTTAAATCTTTTTAGGGTAAAtaattttgccttttttaatcTCTGAATTTTGATCATCTTGATTCAGATTGTTTGCACTTCCAGAAAGTGTACTTTTAACATTTTAAGAAACATGTTAAGGCATTAAGGCACatgtattcttttttttgtgaGTGAAGTGAATTATTTATTAGTCTGCTCAAGTAATCTATACACACTGTACAGTTTTTCCACACTTCTAGAGAAACTGTTCAGACAAGTACAGCAAAAAAATTCGATATTACATTTATCTTCCTGTAAAATCAAGAACATCTCTTACAGGTCATTTAACACAAATttgcacagaaacaggaaaacaaacaggtttATATAACAACTTTGAATGAAAACAGAGTTATGTATAtaacacttttattttggaatttgCTGAC
The sequence above is drawn from the Takifugu rubripes chromosome 6, fTakRub1.2, whole genome shotgun sequence genome and encodes:
- the pip5k1ba gene encoding phosphatidylinositol-4-phosphate 5-kinase, type I, beta a isoform X1, which translates into the protein MSDTNNDSMGRGTQGTKMSKHHKKLTASAIKGAIQLGIGYVVGNLNSKPDRDVLMQDFSVVESVFLPNEGSNLTPAHHFPDFRLKSYAPLAFRYFRELFGIKPDDYLYSICNEPLIELSNPGASSSWFYLTSDDEFIIKTVQHKEAEFLQKLLPGYYMNLNQNPRTLLPKFYGLYCIQCSGITIRVVVMNNILPRAMEMHYKYDLKGSSYKRCASRKERAKSSPTFKDLDFKDMHEGLNLDSETYNALMKTLQRDCRVLESFKIMDYSLLLGIHVLDHKPLSRGSRCDSRKGQKVLYSTALESIQGSMKDPEPLGDDDTFGGIPAKYKDENLLIFLGIIDILQSYRLIKKMEHSWKALVHDGDTVSVHRPSFYADRFLKFMGSTVFKKIHPLRGASSKRKKGSLHAVKSVSQEVLSQQREDKNEKKAQSLDHLDGKFVYSSSKQPDVLPKSAVSFGSSRNKVHYDGSEDRRDSASTVALDDPLSSLSSSQSDSELDVYLV
- the pip5k1ba gene encoding phosphatidylinositol-4-phosphate 5-kinase, type I, beta a isoform X2 — its product is MSDTNNDSMGRGTQGTKMSKHHKKLTASAIKGAIQLGIGYVVGNLNSKPDRDVLMQDFSVVESVFLPNEGSNLTPAHHFPDFRLKSYAPLAFRYFRELFGIKPDDYLYSICNEPLIELSNPGASSSWFYLTSDDEFIIKTVQHKEAEFLQKLLPGYYMNLNQNPRTLLPKFYGLYCIQCSGITIRVVVMNNILPRAMEMHYKYDLKGSSYKRCASRKERAKSSPTFKDLDFKDMHEGLNLDSETYNALMKTLQRDCRVLESFKIMDYSLLLGIHVLDHKPLSRGSRCDSRKGQKVLYSTALESIQGSMKDPEPLGDDDTFGGIPAKYKDENLLIFLGIIDILQSYRLIKKMEHSWKALVHDGDTVSVHRPSFYADRFLKFMGSTVFKKIHPLRGASSKRKKGSLHAVKSVSQEVLSQQREDKNEKKAQSLDHLDGKFVYSSSKQPDVLPKSAVSFGSSRNKVHYDGSEDRRDSASTVALDDPLSSLSSSQSDSELDVYL